In a genomic window of Zootoca vivipara chromosome 5, rZooViv1.1, whole genome shotgun sequence:
- the LOC118093860 gene encoding cytochrome P450 2A3: protein MEISSCLAALLASLLILQFLKLQWARRHFPPGPLPLPLLGTLWCFGSGWHQDTLSKLSKVYGKVFTIWVGHKPMIVVNGFRSVRQALSNYSEETSCRVVTSFVKDTMKGKGILFSSGHSWKEQRRFGILVLRSLGLGRRSMEFCVQEEAGHMVEFFASKRGECVDPRIPLFHAFCSVISRVIFGHPFDIEDKVYQKLIECIEYEAHFFLSTFHLLYELFPWLMRRLPGPHQKAFSCLEHIHSFGRSEIRRHKEKRETDEPRDFIDFYLDEINKKKDDPESTFDEANLVHVIYDLFTAGIDTGSSTLSWALLFMVIHPDVQEKVQAEIDAAVTRSQRISYEDRMNLPYTNAVIHEIQRYKYVLLVGNFRQCAKDTTMFGFPIKKDTVIIPDIASALYDPEEWETPHQFNPNHFLDKEGNFFVRDAFIPFSIGKRFCLGENLARMEIFLFFTNLLQAFTLRLPDGVRELNTNGVRGRLAVQPYPYTICAVPRKATAWKREPEASQRA, encoded by the exons ATGGAGATCAGCAGCTGTCTTGCAGCTCTGCTGGCGTCTCTCCTGATTCTGCAGTTCTTGAAGCTGCAGTGGGCACGGCGCCACTTCCCACCTGGACCACTTCCGCTACCTCTCCTGGGGACCCTGTGGTGCTTTGGCTCTGGATGGCATCAAGACACCCTCTCCAAG CTGTCCAAGGTTTACGGGAAGGTCTTCACCATCTGGGTTGGGCACAAGCCGATGATTGTCGTGAATGGCTTTCGTTCAGTGAGGCAAGCGCTCAGCAACTACTCGGAAGAGACCTCGTGCCGTGTAGTAACTTCCTTTGTCAAAGACACAATGAAAGGAAAGG GTATCCTATTTTCAAGTGGCCACAGCTGGAAGGAGCAGCGGCGTTTTGGGATCTTGGTGCTCCGATCGCTGGGCCTTGGAAGAAGAAGCATGGAGTTCTGTGTGCAAGAGGAGGCTGGCCACATGGTGGAGTTCTTTGCAAGCAAGAGAG GCGAATGTGTAGACCCTAGAATCCCCCTCTTCCATGCCTTCTGTAGTGTGATCTCCCGCGTAATTTTTGGACACCCTTTCGACATTGAAGACAAAGTGTATCAGAAGCTGATAGAATGCATTGAGTACGAAgcacattttttcctctccacatTTCATTTG ttGTATGAACTGTTTCCGTGGCTGATGCGCCGCCTCCCAGGACCCCACCAGAAGGCTTTCTCATGCCTGGAGCATATCCATTCATTTGGAAGGAGTGAGATcagaaggcacaaggagaagagggaaaCAGACGAACCACGGGATTTCATTGACTTCTATctggatgaaataaataaa AAGAAGGATGACCCCGAATCGACCTTTGATGAAGCCAACTTGGTTCATGTCATTTACGACCTCTTCACAGCCGGGATAGATACTGGGTCTTCCACTTTGTCCTGGGCTCTGCTCTTCATGGTGATTCATCCAGACGTCCAAG AGAAAGTTCAGGCCGAGATTGATGCTGCCGTGACCCGTTCCCAACGCATCTCCTATGAGGATCGGATGAACCTGCCCTACACCAATGCTGTCATTCATGAAATCCAGCGCTACAAATATGTACTCTTGGTTGGAAATTTCAGGCAATGTGCAAAGGATACAACTATGTTTGGTTTTCCCATTAAAAAG GATACTGTAATTATTCCTGATATAGCCTCTGCTCTATATGACCCTGAAGAGTGGGAGACGCCTCACCAGTTCAACCCAAACCACTTCCTGGATAAAGAAGGGAACTTCTTCGTCAGAGATGCTTTCATTCCATTTTCAATAG GGAAGCGTTTCTGTCTCGGGGAGAATCTGGCAAGGATGGAGATTTTCCTCTTCTTCACTAACCTGCTGCAAGCGTTCACGTTACGGCTGCCTGATGGCGTGCGGGAGCTCAACACAAACGGTGTGAGAGGAAGGTTAGCTGTGCAACCGTATCCTTACACAATCTGCGCTGTTCCTCGCAAGGCTACAGCTTGGAAGAGGGAACCAGAGGCTAGCCAGAGAGCTTAG